One segment of Asterias rubens chromosome 2, eAstRub1.3, whole genome shotgun sequence DNA contains the following:
- the LOC117306796 gene encoding mitochondrial potassium channel-like translates to MARQFDFKKLIFIRSFRAVSSGYSSVSGSGKPPIASVVSKPDQPPLVAGSGSLLSKIKGDEKLHSLVNSYEDIVGIGEVKRAQEKVTQIEKFFMEVRENVKKSSQKLHNVQSDLRAVRAKLDRTPRDDAKFLEYATEEHLMIQSEKKIEEEHEAIEDMERSAFAKLSVAVRESHEKQRSQEERTKYWGVIGSIVGTIIGLLGSTMINQRRMHELRTMVSDLQKDIGQDGQLRDLQGFVDNIRGVVNGAAKQGQDLTIALDSLAQQQQDALNTQDKNITKMLKQQEGVLLQELEGVRRFASIGSGDMTTLEEMVNDAEQKLEWEMKLSTLSTVVFIYGAFALTLPILYSIFK, encoded by the exons TTTTCGAGCGGTGTCTTCCGGTTATTCATCGGTCTCTGGATCGGGTAAACCACCGATAGCAAGTGTTGTTAGCAAGCCCGACCAACCACCACTGGTGGCTGGCAGTGGTAGCTTATTGAGTAAAATAAAAGGAGATGAGAAACTACACTCTTTGGTGAACTCATATGAAGATATTGTGGGAATTGGAGAAGTCAAACGCGCTCAGGAAAAAGTCACTCAG atTGAAAAGTTCTTCATGGAGGTTCGTGAAAACGTCAAGAAATCTTCACAAAAGTTACACAACGTCCAATCTGACCTTCGAGCAGTACGAGCCAAGCTTGACAGAACGCCTCGCGATGATGCCAAATTCTTAGAATATGCCACTGAAGAACATCTTATGATCCAGAGTGAGAAGAAAATCGAAGAAGAGCATGAGGCGATAGAGGACATGGAGCGTAGTGCATTCGCTAAGCTGTCAGTGGCCGTCAGAGAAAGCCATGAAAAGCAAAGATCACAAGAAGAGAGGACAAAATATTGGGGTGTTATAGGATCGATTGTGGGAACAATAATAGGGTTATTAGGTTCTACGATGATCAACCAAAGACGAATGCATGAACTGAGGACGATGGTCAGTGATCTTCAAAAGGATATTGGTCAGGACGGTCAGCTGAGAGATCTTCAAGGGTTTGTGGATAACATTAGAGGTGTTGTGAATGGTGCAGCAAAACAGGGTCAAGATCTTACCATCGCTTTGGACAGTCTTGCCCAACAGCAGCAAGATGCGTTGAACACACAGGACAAGAATATCACAAAGATGTTGAAGCAGCAGGAAGGGGTACTCTTACAGGAGCTTGAAGGGGTACGGCGATTCGCTTCTATTGGGTCAGGAGATATGACTACGCTGGAGGAGATGGTTAATGACGCTGAACAGAAACTAGAATGGGAAATGAAATTGAGTACTTTATCAACTGTTGTGTTTATCTACGGTGCTTTTGCCCTAACCCTGCCTATACTTTATAGTATATTtaaatga